The Amblyomma americanum isolate KBUSLIRL-KWMA chromosome 6, ASM5285725v1, whole genome shotgun sequence genome has a window encoding:
- the LOC144094600 gene encoding uncharacterized protein LOC144094600 — protein sequence MPSAEVTGHSRQLYSVHMPTLTSHSSQEAGYEPGDEAALSGQRRLMKGRSMDSLDGSLDSGSSRSSAKSTTAMRQTRILGVPLTYYALLLGSMALCAFSYTFASKSMHDRKSVGHAHRIHKGGPGSLLKAPASLSSSTHGDLAATQPPEQPRAAVAGGHRGGRRRHSWHSARSKRPKRRTTATTAATTGDTMEDLPADLAPLAPWEPPDTEAAPTTIPEPVTTTTTTKVTTTEVTTTASTTTPPPPTVTNGGSTQSGTFNSSVNLDEYEEVFEYYYVYDDNDTTSSSTRPPTQYAEYLLPIN from the exons A TGCCGTCAGCGGAGGTCACTGGACACAGCAGGCAGCTCTACAGTGTCCACATGCCCACGCTGACGTCACACTCCTCGCAGGAGGCGGGATACGAGCCCGGTGACGAGGCTGCCCTGTCCGGCCAGAGACGCCTGATGAAG GGGCGCTCCATGGATTCGCTGGACGGCAGCTTGGACTCGGGCTCAAGCCGCAGCTCGGCCAAGTCCACGACAGC GATGCGCCAGACTCGCATCTTGGGCGTGCCGCTTACCTACTATGCCCTCCTGCTGGGCAGCATGGCGCTTTGCGCCTTTTCTTACACCTTCGCATCCAAGTCGA TGCACGACAGGAAGAGTGTGGGCCACGCCCACAGGATCCACAAGGGCGGGCCAG GCTCCTTGCTCAAGGCGCCTGCCTCGCTGTCCTCGTCGACGCACGGGGACCTGGCGGCCACCCAGCCGCCTGAGCAGCCCCGAGCCGCCGTTGCCGGCGGCCACCGCGGGGGGCGTCGCCGCCACTCGTGGCACTCGGCCCGGTCCAAGCGTCCCAAGCGGCGGACgaccgccaccaccgctgccacaaCCGGGGACACGATGGAAGACTTGCCGGCCGACTTGGCTCCGCTGGCCCCGTGGGAGCCGCCGGACACGGAGGCGGCACCCACCACCATACCGGAACCggtgaccaccaccaccaccaccaaggtGACCACTACTGAGGTCACCACCACCGCCAGCACTACGACGCCGCCGCCACCCACGGTGACTAACGGCGGCTCCACGCAGAGCGGAACGTTCAACTCCTCGGTGAACCTCGACGA GTACGAGGAGGTGTTCGAGTACTACTACGTCTACGACGACAACGACACGACGTCCTCGAGCACCCGCCCTCCGACACAATACGCCGAGTATCTTCTCCCAATAAACTGA